GTTCTGCTGCTGGTCAACCACCACTCCCGCCAGGGGCGGACCCGCGCCCACCAGGCCGCTGATTACCTGCGGTCCCTCGGCCTAGAAGTCTTTGAAGAGACCAGCGAAACCCCCGAGCAGATTTCGCCGCTGATCGTCAGCTACCGTCAGCGCGTCGATGGCGCAGTGATCGGGGGCGGCGATGGCACCCTCAACGCGGCGATCGCTGGTCTCCTAGAAACCCAGCTGCCCCTGGGAATTTTGCCCTTGGGCACTGCCAACGATCTCGCCCGTACCCTGAGCATTCCGCTGAATATAGTGGCCGCCTGCAATGTGATCGCCCAAGGCCGCACTCAGCGCATCGATCTGGGGCAGGTGAACGATCGCTACTTTTTTAATGTGGCCAGCCTGGGCCTGAGCGTGCAGATCACCGAGCAGCTGAGCGGAGATGCCAAGCGGCGCTGGGGCGTGCTGGCCTATCTGGCCACGGCTCTGCGGGTGCTTTGGCGCGCAAGGCCGTTTCGGGCCGAAATTTGCGTTAATGGCGAATTTATTCGCGTTAAAACGATCCAGATTGCAGTCGGTAACGGTCGTCACTACGGCGGGGGCATGACTGTGGCCCACGATGCTACCATTCACGATCAGCGTCTAGACCTGTACAGTTTGGAATTGCAGCACTGGTGGCAAGTTTTGGCGCTGTTTCCGGCTCTTTATCATGGTCATCATCCGAAATGGATGGGAGTACGCCTGCTCCATGCTCAAGAACTGGAGGTCCATACGCGCCGTCCGCGACCCATCAACACGGATGGGGAAATTGTGACGTCGACGCCTGCCCATTTCCGAGTCCTGCCGCGATCGCTCCCGGTTTGGGTGCCCTAGCGTCGATCTTGTTTGCCTCTTTGCGTACTGTTTCAAGGATGTTCCCCCTATGAGTTCTTCTCTTTCCTCTGCTTCGGCTCAGGCGTCCACACCGGATCTCTCCCAGACGCCGTGGTACACCCTGGAGCCGACTAAGGCGCTGGAACTGCTCAGGAGCGATCGAGAGGCGGGGCTGAGCGCAGAAGAGGTCAGCCAGCGCCAATCCATCTACGGCCCCAATGAAATTGAAGAAGGGGCGGGCCGGAGCGCCTGGGTGATCCTGTTCGATCAGTTCAAAAACATCATGTTGCTGATGCTGATCGTGGTGGCGGTGGTGTCGGCGGTCCTCGATGTGCGATCGCAGCAGTTCCCCAAGGACGCGGTGGCGATTTTCATGATCGTGGTTCTCAACGGCATCCTGGGCTATCTGCAAGAGAGCCGCGCCGAAAAGGCCCTGGCCGCCCTCAAAAAGCTCTCGTCTCCCAAGGTGCGCGTGATCCGTGGCGCTCAGGTGGTCGAGGTCTCCTCCAAGGAGCTAGTGCCGGGGGATCTGATGCTGCTGGAGGCGGGCTCCCAGGTGTCGGCGGATGGTCTGCTGCTGGAGGCGGTGAACCTCCAGGTGCGCGAATCGGCCCTGACGGGGGAAGCCCACAGCGTGGACAAAGACGCCAGCCAGCAGATGGAGGAGGGTGCTCCTCTGGGCGATCGCCTGAATATGGTCTTTCAGGGGACGGAGGTGGTCCAGGGACGGGCCACGGTGCTGGTGACGGCGACGGCCATGGAAACGGAACTGGGCCGCATTGCCTCAATGCTCCAGGGGGTCGAAAACGAGCCGACTCCCCTGCAAAAGCGTATGAGCCAGCTGGGCAACGTCCTGGTGACGGGCTCTTTGGTTTTGGTGACGTTGGTGGTTGCTGGCGGCGTCGCCGTCGGGGGATGGGACCGCTTCGAGGATCTGCTGGAAGTGTCCCTGAGTATGGCGGTGGCCGTGGTGCCCGAGGGCCTGCCCGCCGTGATCACAGTGACCCTGGCCATCGGTACCCAGCGCATGGTGCAGCGTCAGGCCCTGATTCGTCGCCTGCCCGCTGTGGAGACCCTGGGCTCGGTGACGACGATCTGCTCGGACAAGACCGGCACTCTGACCCAAAACAAGATGGTGGTCCAGCGGCTGCAAGCGGGCCAAGAAAACATTCGGGTGACGGGGGAGGGCTACGCGCCCCAGGGAGAATTTTTTGATGCTCAGGATCAGGCGATCGCCTCCGACGATCAGCCCGCGCTCCAAACCCTCTTGCTGGGCAGTCTGCTGTGCAATGATGCGCTGCTCCAGCACGAGCAAGACCACTGGGTGATCATTGGTGACCCGACGGAAGGCGCGCTGTTGTCCCTTGCTGGAAAGGCGGGCTTTGAGCAAGAGGTGTGGAAAAAGAAGCTGCCCCGGGTGGCTGAGGTTCCCTTCTCCTCCGATCGCAAGCGCATGAGCGTAGTGTGCCAACGGGAAGCCTCGGATCAGCTCACCATTCCTGGAACAGATGGAGCCACCTACTACGTGTTTGCCAAGGGATCGCCGGAGCTGCTGATGGAGCGGTGCGATCGCGTGCTGGTGGGCGATCGCCTCGAGCCGATCACCGATGATCACCGCAGCGCCACCCTCGACGGCAACAACGACATGGCCAGTCGCGGCCTGCGGGTTTTGGGCTTTGCCTATCGGCCCCTGACCGAGCTGCCCGCCGAAGACGCGATGGAGCAGGTCGAAGAATCCCTGGTTTGGCTAGGACTGGTGGGCATGCTGGACGCGCCGCGTCCCGAAGCCCGCGACGCTGTCGAGCGCTGCCGCCAGGCCGGCATTCGCCCGGTCATGATCACGGGAGACCACCGCTTGACGGCCCAGGCGATCGCCCACGACCTCAAGATCGCTCAGCCGAGCGATCGCGTCCTCGAGGGACACGAGCTAGAAAAAATGAGCGTAGAAGACCTCGAATCCCAGGTGGATCACGTCAGCGTCTACGCCCGCGTTTCCCCCAAGCACAAGCTGCAAATTGTCCAGGCGCTCCAGCGGCGGGGCAAGTTTGTTGCCATGACCGGCGACGGCGTCAACGACGCCCCCGCCCTCAAGCAGGCCGACATCGGGATTGCCATGGGCATCACCGGCACCGACGTGAGCAAAGAAGCCAGCGACATGATTTTGCTGGATGACAACTTTGCCACCATCGTGGCCGCCACCGAAGAGGGCCGCGTTGTCTACACCAACATTCGCCGCTTTATCAAGTACATCCTGGGCTCCAACATCGGCGAAGTGCTCACCATCGCGGCCGCGCCGATCCTGCTGCCCATGGGCGGTGTGCCCCTGACGCCCCTCCAGATCCTCTGGATGAACCTGGTGACCGACGGTCTGCCGGCCCTGGCCCTGGCTGTCGAGCCCCCCGAGCCCGACGTGATGAAGCGCCCGCCCAACAGCCCCAATGAGAGCATTTTCGCGCGCGGCCTGGGCTCCTATATGGTGCGCATCGGTATTATTTTTGCGATTTTGACCATTGCGCTGATGCTGTGGGCCTACAACTACAGCAACGCAGTCACCAGCGATCTGCTGCGGCCCGAGCGCTGGAAGACCATGGTCTTTACGACGTTGTGCATTGCCCAGATGGGCCACGCGATCGCCGTCCGCTCCAACTCGCGCCTGACGGTGGAGATGAACCCCGTTTCTAACCCCTTTGTCCTGGGGGCGGTGATCCTGACGACGCTGCTGCAGCTTTCCCTGGTGTATGTGGAGCCCCTGCGCAATTTCTTTGGCACTCACTACATCAGCGGCCTAGAGCTGCTGGTTTGCATCGGCTTTAGCTCCCTGATGTTTGTCTGGATCGAGATGGAAAAGCTGGCGATTCGGCTTTATCATCGAGCACGGTCCTCCGGCGGCTAGGCCTATGCCCGCTCGTGTATGTATTTGAAAACGCTCCACCTTCGCCAGTTTCGCAACTATCGAGATCAGCAGGTTCACTTCAGTGCCCCCAAGACCATCTTGGTGGGAGAAAATGCCCAGGGAAAGTCGAATCTGCTGGAAGCGGTGGAGCTGCTGTCATCGCTGCGATCGCACCGGGCGACGCGCGATCGCGACCTCGTCCAAGATGACGAGGCCCTCGGCACGATTAATGCCGTTCTGGAGCGAGACACGGGAGCCATCGACTTGGCGATTATCCTGCGCCCGACTGGCCGCCGGACCGTCTCCCTCAACCACGAAGCCCTGCGCCGCCAGCTAGACTTTTTGGGCGTGCTGAACGCGGTGCAGTTCTCCAGTCTGGACCTCGATCTGGTGCGGGGCGGGCCAGACCAGCGCCGCAACTGGCTCGATGCGCTCCTGGTGCAGCTAGAGCCGGTCTACGCCTACATCGCCCAGCAGTACGCCAAGATCTTGCGCCAGCGCAACGCCCTGCTCAAGCAGCAGCGCCTCGCCCTAAGCCAAGGCTCTGCCCCGCCCATGGACCCGATGCAGCTGGCCCTGTGGGATGCGCAGCTGGTCCAGGCGGGGACCCGAGTCATGCGGCGGCGATCG
This genomic stretch from Geitlerinema sp. PCC 7407 harbors:
- a CDS encoding lipid kinase; the encoded protein is MTDDISLRDSATPPETLAQPLTQNPPRRVLLLVNHHSRQGRTRAHQAADYLRSLGLEVFEETSETPEQISPLIVSYRQRVDGAVIGGGDGTLNAAIAGLLETQLPLGILPLGTANDLARTLSIPLNIVAACNVIAQGRTQRIDLGQVNDRYFFNVASLGLSVQITEQLSGDAKRRWGVLAYLATALRVLWRARPFRAEICVNGEFIRVKTIQIAVGNGRHYGGGMTVAHDATIHDQRLDLYSLELQHWWQVLALFPALYHGHHPKWMGVRLLHAQELEVHTRRPRPINTDGEIVTSTPAHFRVLPRSLPVWVP
- the recF gene encoding DNA replication/repair protein RecF (All proteins in this family for which functions are known are DNA-binding proteins that assist the filamentation of RecA onto DNA for the initiation of recombination or recombinational repair.), which encodes MYLKTLHLRQFRNYRDQQVHFSAPKTILVGENAQGKSNLLEAVELLSSLRSHRATRDRDLVQDDEALGTINAVLERDTGAIDLAIILRPTGRRTVSLNHEALRRQLDFLGVLNAVQFSSLDLDLVRGGPDQRRNWLDALLVQLEPVYAYIAQQYAKILRQRNALLKQQRLALSQGSAPPMDPMQLALWDAQLVQAGTRVMRRRSRALDRLAPIAQAWHQAISGSKEHLEIRYAPHILADSDDPEQIQEAFLAKLQDRATAEQFQGTTLAGPHRDEIELLINQTPARQYGSQGQQRTLVLALKLAELNLIDEVVGEPPLLLLDDVLAELDLNRQNQLLEAIHDRFQTLITTTHLGAFDAQWLDSSQILSVQAGQVLAAA
- a CDS encoding cation-translocating P-type ATPase — protein: MSSSLSSASAQASTPDLSQTPWYTLEPTKALELLRSDREAGLSAEEVSQRQSIYGPNEIEEGAGRSAWVILFDQFKNIMLLMLIVVAVVSAVLDVRSQQFPKDAVAIFMIVVLNGILGYLQESRAEKALAALKKLSSPKVRVIRGAQVVEVSSKELVPGDLMLLEAGSQVSADGLLLEAVNLQVRESALTGEAHSVDKDASQQMEEGAPLGDRLNMVFQGTEVVQGRATVLVTATAMETELGRIASMLQGVENEPTPLQKRMSQLGNVLVTGSLVLVTLVVAGGVAVGGWDRFEDLLEVSLSMAVAVVPEGLPAVITVTLAIGTQRMVQRQALIRRLPAVETLGSVTTICSDKTGTLTQNKMVVQRLQAGQENIRVTGEGYAPQGEFFDAQDQAIASDDQPALQTLLLGSLLCNDALLQHEQDHWVIIGDPTEGALLSLAGKAGFEQEVWKKKLPRVAEVPFSSDRKRMSVVCQREASDQLTIPGTDGATYYVFAKGSPELLMERCDRVLVGDRLEPITDDHRSATLDGNNDMASRGLRVLGFAYRPLTELPAEDAMEQVEESLVWLGLVGMLDAPRPEARDAVERCRQAGIRPVMITGDHRLTAQAIAHDLKIAQPSDRVLEGHELEKMSVEDLESQVDHVSVYARVSPKHKLQIVQALQRRGKFVAMTGDGVNDAPALKQADIGIAMGITGTDVSKEASDMILLDDNFATIVAATEEGRVVYTNIRRFIKYILGSNIGEVLTIAAAPILLPMGGVPLTPLQILWMNLVTDGLPALALAVEPPEPDVMKRPPNSPNESIFARGLGSYMVRIGIIFAILTIALMLWAYNYSNAVTSDLLRPERWKTMVFTTLCIAQMGHAIAVRSNSRLTVEMNPVSNPFVLGAVILTTLLQLSLVYVEPLRNFFGTHYISGLELLVCIGFSSLMFVWIEMEKLAIRLYHRARSSGG